The window TTACCAAGGTGACAGAGGAGTGCTTCAATGCGGTGCGCCGTCACACCCCCGATGCCGAGTATCATCCGATTGCCCGGGCTATCACGGTAAACCGGGCTAAAAAATCCACTCATAACCGCGGGATCATGGTAATAAGCGGGGGCACCGCTGATATTCCGGTCGCTGAAGAGGCAGCTCTCACCGCGGAACTGATGGGTAATGAGGTGGAGCGATCCTACGATGTTGGCGTCGCCGGGATTCACCGGCTGCTGGACCATCTGCCGCAACTGCGCCAGGCAAAGGTAATTGTGGCGGTAGCTGGCATGGAGGGGGCCCTTCCCAGCGTGGTCAGCGGTCTGGTATCGGTGCCGATAATAGCGGTACCCACCAGCATAGGCTATGGGGCCAGCTTCGAAGGGTTAGCGGCACTTCTTACGATGCTAAATTGCTGCTCCGCCGGGGTATCGGTAGTTAATATCGATAATGGCTTCGGGGCGGGCTACCTAGCTGCTCTGATCAATCTCTAGCCCCTCCTAGATGGCTTCCTCTTCGATAACTCCCTCCTCAATGGCTATCTCCTCGAGGGATATGGGCTCCGGAGGCTGCAGTTGGATCTGGGCCTCTGCGGAAAGGTGACAGCGTGCCGGTATCAGTTTGCCGATAATTACATTCTCCTTAAGCCCCTGAAGCTTGTCCGTCTTACCAGCAACTGCTGCCTCGGTAAGCACCCTGGTGGTCTCCTGGAAGGAGGCGGCGGAAAGAAAGCTATCTGTATTCAGCGAGGCCTTGGTAATCCCCAGAAGCGCAGGTCGGGCGGTTGCTGGTTCTCCCCCCTCTGCAAGCACCTTGGCGTTAATGTCCTCATAGACAAAGCGGTCTACTAACGCCTCGGGAAGCAGATCGGTTTCCCCCGGCTCCTCGATGCGAACCTTGCGCAGCATCTGGCGAACGATGGTCTCGATATGCTTGTCATGGATATTTACCCCCTGCGTGCGATAAACCTGCTGAACCTCATCCACCAGGTACTCCTGGACCGCCTCCCTGCCCATAATACGCAGCAAATCCTGGGGATTAATCAGCCCCTCGGTAAGCCGCTGCCCCGCCTGGACCCAGGTGCCCGGCTCCACCATAAGACGAGATGCAGCGGAGAGAGGATATACCCGCTCCTCCTTCTCTTCATAAGAGATGGAGAGCTGATCCTTCTCCACGCTCACCGTGCCGGCTACCCTGGCGATGATGGGAGGGACCTCCACTGTCAGGGCACGCTTGCTAACCGGTGGCTTAGCCAGCACCTCCCCCACATCCACCCACTGGTCACTCGTGACCCTGGCCTTCCATCTAGCAGGTAGCGGGTACTCATCGCTATAACGCTCGGTGCTTGACACCCTGATCCAGCGGCCCCCCCCTGCCTCCACCTCCACTTCCTCCACCAACCGTCCTCCCCCTTCATCCACCTCCTCCACCCATCCGTCAATTTCGGCTATGATGGCCTGAACCTTGGGGGTCCTGGCCTCGAAGAGCTCTTCCACACGGGGGAGACCACTAATGATATCCAGTCCGGCCACCCCCCCGGTATGGAAGGTGCGCAAGGTTAGCTGGGTCCCAGGCTCCCCGATGCTCTGGGCTGCAATAACGCCCACCGCATCTCCCATCTCCACCAGGTGTCCGCGAGCCAGGCTCCTCCCGTAGCAGAACTGGCAGATACCATGCCTCGCTTGACAGCTCAGAGGTGACCTTATGTAGACCTTGGTGATCCCCGCCTGGTTGATCTCCTTGACCTTCTCCTCATCGATCTCCTGGTTCCGCTCCACGATGGTCTCCCCACTCTGGGGGTGAACTATTTTGGCGGCGGCAATTCGCCCCAGGATGCGCTCGGCAAAGGGCGCCAGTATACGCCTCTCCTCTGTCTCATAGATCCAAAGACCAGCGGTGGTGCCACAGTCCTCCTCAAGGATGATCAAATCCTGAGCCACATCGACGAGCCGTCTGGTAAGGTAGCCACTGTCCGCAGTCCTGAGCGCGGTGTCCGCCAGCCCCTTCCTGGCTCCATGGGTGGATATGAAGTACTCCAGCGCTGTTAAGCCCTCCCGAAAGCTTGAACGAATGGGGAAATCAATGATCTTCCCCGATGGGTCAGTTATCAGGCCTCGCATGCCCGCCATCTGCCGTATCTGGGCAATATTCCCCTTAGCCCCTGAGGTTGCCATGAGGTATATAGAGCCGTAGCGGTCCAGCGACTCGGCGATGGCATCGGTTACCTTATTCGTGGCCTCCGACCAGAGCTCGACCGTGCTGGCATAGCGCTCATCATCAGTGATCAGCCCTCTCTGGAACTGCTTATCCACCTCGGCCACCCTTCTCTCCACCTCATCCAGGAGTTTCTTCTTGCCCGCCGGTGCTTCTATATCATTCATGGCGATGCTGCTCCCCGACCTGGTGGCATAGCGAAACCCCAGGCTTTTAACACTGTCGGCCACCTCAGCAGCCCCTTCGTCACCCACGCGTTTAAAGCAATCAGCAACCAGCTGCTTGAGCGACTGCTTATCCATCGCCTTATTGATGAAGCCAAACTCCCCGGGGAGCACCTCATTAAAGATGATGCGACCGACGCCGGTTTTCAGTCGCTCTCCACCCGTATCCGTGACCTCGATCTCTGCATTCAGGTGGATGATCCCCAGTTCATGGGCCAGCTTCGCCTCCTCAAAGCTGCCGAAGCGCATACCCTCCCCCTTAGCCCCGGGCTTGATCATGGTAAGGTAGAAGCATCCTAGAACAATATCCAAGGTGGGCGCGATTACCGGCTCCCCGGAGTTGGGTAGCAGCATGTTATGGGTTGCAAGCATTACCTCTCTGGCCTCTATAACCGCAGCCCTGGATAGGGGCACATGAACCGCCATCTGATCACCGTCGAAGTCAGCATTGAAGGCGGAACAGACCAGGGGGTGAAGCTGAATGGCACTGCCATTTACCAAGACTGGCTCAAAGGCCTGAATACCCAAGCGATGCAGGGTAGGGGCTCGATTCAAGAGGACCGGCCTGTCCTTGACTACCACATTTAACGCATCCCATACTTCCGCCCGCTCCCGTTCCACCAGCCGTTTGGCGCTTTTGATATTATGTGCATGTCCATGGAGGATCAGGCGATGCATCACAAAGGGCTTGAACAGCTCCAGGGCCATCCTCTTGGGCAAACCACACTGGTGGAGCTTCAGCTCCGGGCCAACCACAATCACCGAACGCCCGCTATAGTCCACCCTCTTGCCCAGCAGGTTCTGTCGGAACCTCCCCTGCTTCCCCCGAAGCATATCCGATAGCGACTTCAACTTGTGATTACCGGAACTGGTAAC of the Dehalococcoidia bacterium genome contains:
- the rpoC gene encoding DNA-directed RNA polymerase subunit beta', producing the protein MLEVNDFSAVRISLASPEQIRSWSWGEVTKPETINYRTLKPERDGLFCERIFGPTKDFECYCGKYKKVRYRGIVCDKCGVEVARAKVRRERMGHIELAAPVSHIWFVKGTPSNLGLLLDISPRNLERVLYFAQYIITHVDYKAREEAIERTYQEIARLESSMVTAEEKLVEEGGQHLWEELNARIDELRELHPVMVLAENRYRELKDRYPDVFRAGMGSEAILDILTNLDLAELREKLYQEIRSSTGQRRKKANKRIKVVEALRRSGNKPEWMILTVLPVLPPDLRPMVQLDGGRFATSDLNDLYRRVINRNNRLRRLLDLGAPEIIVRNEKRMLQEAVDSLIDNGRRGRAVTSSGNHKLKSLSDMLRGKQGRFRQNLLGKRVDYSGRSVIVVGPELKLHQCGLPKRMALELFKPFVMHRLILHGHAHNIKSAKRLVERERAEVWDALNVVVKDRPVLLNRAPTLHRLGIQAFEPVLVNGSAIQLHPLVCSAFNADFDGDQMAVHVPLSRAAVIEAREVMLATHNMLLPNSGEPVIAPTLDIVLGCFYLTMIKPGAKGEGMRFGSFEEAKLAHELGIIHLNAEIEVTDTGGERLKTGVGRIIFNEVLPGEFGFINKAMDKQSLKQLVADCFKRVGDEGAAEVADSVKSLGFRYATRSGSSIAMNDIEAPAGKKKLLDEVERRVAEVDKQFQRGLITDDERYASTVELWSEATNKVTDAIAESLDRYGSIYLMATSGAKGNIAQIRQMAGMRGLITDPSGKIIDFPIRSSFREGLTALEYFISTHGARKGLADTALRTADSGYLTRRLVDVAQDLIILEEDCGTTAGLWIYETEERRILAPFAERILGRIAAAKIVHPQSGETIVERNQEIDEEKVKEINQAGITKVYIRSPLSCQARHGICQFCYGRSLARGHLVEMGDAVGVIAAQSIGEPGTQLTLRTFHTGGVAGLDIISGLPRVEELFEARTPKVQAIIAEIDGWVEEVDEGGGRLVEEVEVEAGGGRWIRVSSTERYSDEYPLPARWKARVTSDQWVDVGEVLAKPPVSKRALTVEVPPIIARVAGTVSVEKDQLSISYEEKEERVYPLSAASRLMVEPGTWVQAGQRLTEGLINPQDLLRIMGREAVQEYLVDEVQQVYRTQGVNIHDKHIETIVRQMLRKVRIEEPGETDLLPEALVDRFVYEDINAKVLAEGGEPATARPALLGITKASLNTDSFLSAASFQETTRVLTEAAVAGKTDKLQGLKENVIIGKLIPARCHLSAEAQIQLQPPEPISLEEIAIEEGVIEEEAI
- the larB gene encoding nickel pincer cofactor biosynthesis protein LarB, whose amino-acid sequence is MDNERLHQLLARVKSGDVSIDDALAQLASLPYEELGFAKLDHHRALRRGFPEVVLGLGKTAGQVAEIVERLASRADKVLVTKVTEECFNAVRRHTPDAEYHPIARAITVNRAKKSTHNRGIMVISGGTADIPVAEEAALTAELMGNEVERSYDVGVAGIHRLLDHLPQLRQAKVIVAVAGMEGALPSVVSGLVSVPIIAVPTSIGYGASFEGLAALLTMLNCCSAGVSVVNIDNGFGAGYLAALINL